Proteins co-encoded in one Plasmodium reichenowi strain SY57 chromosome 10, whole genome shotgun sequence genomic window:
- a CDS encoding alpha/beta hydrolase, putative, whose amino-acid sequence MLNFRRWSSIICKELMIKINIKSNEYKLFSIYFKNDKKNTKNCLVPTVSKRITMTVLGMIYLLIKDVALIEHKKISQLKIVDRYTRKLAEALKDDENFEKLLLSNDIYDKTGNKSNVNDHENVKEETTSDVYYDNNEDELSSHIPDVNYDIIKRLIYDESKKYYLNEKNKEEIRNAEKKFKNILNEEKHDKDDYIIFDDGNPEVHFFTNKDNMKIARYAWYVPNAKAHIFALHGITSHLRNEYLNYYGRPKWVNQKRNTNEGNIKNDNGSTKKGKCESCDINELKKNVSSENTSLKSASVHSIMSDTEKEKNDLKKNVHSESSVSEMNFRTYIDDKKVLLIDESDNNDNVDSNLYYCSYCGLSDYCNCGERTLSYENSWIQKFNDNQFSFFGIDNQSHGLSDGFRDERCFVDDFENFVLDAVQGLEIFIKELKEKNDVKPIIIMGTSMGGCIALKMFEYIHKLNKEWKSQIKSLVLISPMISVERQKSKFTNRILISIGNLLKRFYPLLKLDVKEGGSKYPWIKYDNEIDPFQYSDGLKVGMASECVKAADNCMKHNILKYIDKSNVDIMILQSKYDVTVDPTGTVNFMKEMIDLYNGKTNKNSNNKDINDTKNKENVERTNLKEFNKNDEKKEVSADDMDVSNSSELLDWDNEPCKHLEDYTVLAGNKLESHNHLWKSCNHGYYKNFKKKIKSKKNNKNDSDNEEKKFKHLSAHILNYGSHSLACEPETEESVDILVNWLNNIYP is encoded by the exons ATGCTTAATTTTAGGAGGTGGAGTTCAATTATATGTAAAGAgttaatgataaaaattaatataaaatcaaATGAATATAAGCTTTTCtctatttattttaaaaatgataagaaaaatacAAAGAATTGTTTAGTTCCTACTGTATCTAAACGTATTACTATGACAGTTCTAGGAATGatttatttgttaattAAA GATGTTGCATTAATTGAACATAAAAAGATATCACAGTTGAAAATTGTTGATAGATATACGAGGAAGTTAGCTGAAGCTTTAAAAgatgatgaaaattttgaaaaattgTTATTGAGTAAcgatatatatgataaaacAGGAAACAAATCAAACGTCAATGATCATGAGAATGTTAAGGAGGAAACAACTAGTGATgtttattatgataataatgaagatgaaTTAAGTAGTCACATTCCAGATGTtaattatgatattatCAAACGTTTGATTTATGATGAAAgtaagaaatattatttgaatgaaaaaaataaggaagaaataagaaatgctgaaaagaaatttaaaaatatattaaatgaagaGAAACATGATAAAgatgattatataatatttgatGATGGTAATCCAGAAGTTCATTTTTTTActaataaagataatatgaaaatagCTAGATATGCTTGGTATGTTCCAAATGCTAAAGCTCATATATTTGCCCTACATGGAATTACTTCACACTTAAGAAATGAGTATTTAAATTACTATGGTAGACCTAAATGGGTAAACCAAAAAAGGAATACAAATGAAgggaatataaaaaatgacaATGGAAGTACAAAAAAGGGTAAGTGTGAATCTTGTGATATAAACGAATTGAAGAAAAATGTAAGTTCAGAAAATACCTCCCTCAAAAGTGCATCTGTACATTCTATTATGAGTGATACGGAAAAGGAGAAAAATgatttaaagaaaaatgtcCATTCAGAAAGTTCAGTTAGTGAAATGAATTTTAGAACATATATTGATGATAAGAAGGTATTGCTAATTGATGAaagtgataataatgataatgttgatagtaatttatattattgttcatattgtGGTCTTAGTGATTATTGTAATTGCGGGGAACGAACATTGTCATATGAAAATAGCTGGATACAAAAATTTAACGATAATcaattttcattttttggTATTGATAATCAATCTCATGGTTTATCTGATGGGTTTAGAGATGAACGTTGTTTTGTCGATGATTTTGAAAACTTTGTTTTAGATGCTGTTCAAGGTttagaaatatttataaaagagttgaaagaaaaaaatgatgtaaaaccaataataattatggGTACCTCTATGGGTGGTTGTATAGCTTTAAAAATGTTTgaatacatacataaattaaataaagaatgGAAGTCACAGATTAAAAGTTTAGTACTTATTTCTCCTATGATTAGTGTGGAGAGACAGAAAAGTAAATTTACTAATAGAATTTTAATAAGTATAGGTAATCTACTTAAGAGATTTTATCCTCTTCTAAAGCTTGATGTAAAAGAAGGTGGTTCAAAATATCCATGGattaaatatgataatgaaATCGATCCTTTTCAATATTCTGATGGATTAAAAGTAGGAATGGCATCCGAATGTGTAAAAGCTGCTGATAATTGTATGAAACATAATATtctaaaatatatagataaaagTAATGTTGATATTATGATTCTGCAGTCAAAATATGATGTGACGGTTGATCCTACAGGTACTGTTAATTTTATGAAAGAAATGATAGATTTATACAACGGTAAAACTAACAAAAATTCGAATAATAAGGATATTAAtgatacaaaaaataaagagaATGTAGAAAGAACtaatttaaaagaatttaataaaaatgatgagAAGAAAGAAGTATCAGCTGATGACATGGATGTATCTAATTCTAGTGAATTATTGGATTGGGATAATGAGCCATGTAAGCATTTAGAAGATTATACAGTTTTAGCAGGTAATAAATTAGAATCTCACAATCATTTATGGAAATCATGTAATCATGGatattataagaattttaaaaagaaaataaagtccaaaaaaaataataaaaatgattcTGATAATGAAGAGAAGAAGTTTAAACACTTAAGTGctcatatattaaattatggTTCTCATAGTTTAGCATGTGAACCAGAAACAGAAGAAAGTGTTGATATTTTAGTTAATTGgcttaataatatatatccataA
- a CDS encoding exported protein (PHISTc), producing the protein MQPRQCAVFFVAVVFIFLKNASIWEEKGGIEIKARQIKILCELCIFNYQTMRNKNREHNVDDPHQQKDVNNEERKKKKKSKKYQDGKKDDFSNTNDVTFDNTLYDMEVVPVLRNKNHQRVLSNEQIKEKIDSLGEVVSVEDMHKILDLIHDNEKKKFFNMKEDIHEYSEKLSQYYDIPENIKKKYWLKASYEMEEILINKENLFIKNFYVFANVGERKRNSLLDAIYGYQKQWKEVRYTVDETWREYIFQKFIDFDYKRKRKLRSQ; encoded by the exons ATGCAACCAAGACAATGTGCGGTTTTTTTTGTAGCCGtagtttttatttttttaaaa AATGCATCCATATGGGAAGAAAAAGGAGGTATTGAAATTAAAGCAAGACAAATTAAGATTTTGTGTGaattatgtatttttaattatcAGACTATGAGAAACAAAAACCGTGAACATAATGTGGATGATCCACATCAACAGAAGGATgtaaataatgaagaacgcaaaaagaaaaagaaatcaaaaaaatatcaagATGGTAAGAAAGATGATTTTTCAAATACTAATGATGTGACATTTGATAATACATTATATGATATGGAAGTAGTACCTGTTCttagaaataaaaatcatCAGAGAGTTTTATCaaatgaacaaataaaagaaaaaatagatAGTTTAGGTGAGGTTGTGTCTGTTGAAGATATGCATAAAATATTGGATTTAATACatgataatgaaaaaaaaaaattttttaatatgaaaGAAGATATACATGAATATAGTGAAAAATTGTCTCAGTATTATGATATACctgaaaatataaaaaaaaaatattggTTAAAGGCAAGTTATGAAATGGAagaaattttaataaataaagaaaatttatttattaaaaatttttatgtttttgCTAATGTTGGTGAAAGAAAACGTAATTCACTTTTAGATGCCATTTATGGATATCAAAAACAATGGAAAGAAGTTAGATATACAGTTGATGAAACTTGGCgtgaatatattttccaaAAATTCATTGATTTTGAttacaaaagaaaaagaaaattacgatcacaataa
- a CDS encoding exported protein (PHISTc), whose product MDKTNYSIKKMFTYSSSKPKILSFLGIVLICIMNLWIYQNKGTSNFHEGKVYRRTLSDNNAKKEGSSGIEKVKSKAQHSPCNISNNAAVGYYDYLKIYNDEECEKELSESDMKLLNQENDGFLEDMSESINKQIKELENVPSKDILRSIWFKVHCNERNKFLSLKYSIRKIHDKYFSDTIKNELLGKKVWKKCCDIIIDELLKLDSIQNSQFHILMQQETVTRENFEDFVKLCVNAYKNTKKETKKICIKKLKKALNQGL is encoded by the exons ATGGATAAGACAAATTATAgtataaagaaaatgttTACATATTCTTCGTCTAAACCTAAAATTTTAAGTTTTCTAGGAATAGTTCTTATCTGTATTATG aaTTTATGGATATATCAGAACAAAGGAACATCGAACTTTCATGAAGGTAAAGTATATCGTAGAACATTATCAGATAATAATGCAAAAAAAGAAGGTAGCTCAGGTATTGAAAAGGTAAAAAGCAAAGCACAACATTCTCCATGTAATATTAGTAATAATGCTGCAGTAGgatattatgattatttaaaaatatataacgATGAAGAATGTGAAAAAGAATTAAGTGAATCAGatatgaaattattaaaCCAGGAAAATGATGGTTTTTTAGAAGATATGTCTGAGagtataaataaacaaataaaagaaCTAGAAAATGTTCCATCAAAGGATATTCTTCGCAGTATTTGGTTCAAGGTACATTGTAATGAGAGAAATAAATTTCTTTCTCTTAAATATAgtataagaaaaatacatgataaatattttagTGATACCATTAAAAATGAACTACTTGGTAAAAAAGTATGGAAAAAATGTTGTGATATAATTATTGatgaattattaaaattagATAGTATTCAAAATAGTcaatttcatattttaatgCAACAAGAAACAGTAACGCGTGAAAATTTTGAAGATTTTGTTAAACTTTGTGTGAATgcatataaaaatacaaaaaaagaaaccaaaaaaatttgtattaaaaaattaaaaaaggCACTAAATCAGGgattataa
- a CDS encoding exported protein (hyp16), with the protein MIKDHNNNEMSMNFYTYKKMINDNSTSYSSSKMETESNRYIKGKNINIFPLLKFTVFTLLIWIVTFINNYGNYMNDGCRMTNLSTSRFLSEPLLEFDTVFDAFKDTFLKNMGCSDEETKNIRSTMKLYFDNIDMNALSKEMKENGNFFEQIGNNENMLERFMKKDVSQLKCINVENVEEGEEIPKPYTVEEVDPNNPNKGEIGNMKFNSNFIRRSVITLKKIGTSPSFLITMTAILLKNDNFKTALLLMVALFLKGVNFALDLKAYNDKFHFIKFK; encoded by the exons atgataaaagatcataataataacgaAATGAGTATgaatttttatacatacaaaaaaatgattaaTGATAATTCCACAAGTTATTCTAGTTCGAAAATGGAAACAGAAAGtaatagatatattaaggggaaaaatataaatatttttccGTTATTAAAATTTACTGTATTTACCCTTTTAATATGGATAGTGacatttataaataac tatggaaattatatgaatgatGGGTGTAGAATGACAAATTTAAGTACTAGTCGATTTTTATCCGAACCACTATTAGAATTCGATACAGTTTTTGATGCGTTTAAAGATacctttttaaaaaatatgggTTGTAGTGATGAAGAAACAAAGAATATAAGATCAACAATGAAACtatattttgataatatCGATATGAATGCATTATCTAAAGAAATGAAAGAAAATGGAAATTTCTTTGAACAAATAGgaaataatgaaaatatgtTGGAAAGATTCATGAAAAAAGATGTAAGTCaattaaaatgtataaatgtTGAAAATGTGGAAGAAGGTGAAGAAATACCTAAACCTTATACAGTTGAAGAAGTAGATCCAAATAATCCAAATAAAGGAGAAATTGGTAATATGAAATTTAATTCAAATTTTATTCGTAGAAGTGTTATtactttaaaaaaaataggaACGTCACCTTCTTTTCTCATTACAATGACAGCAATACTTTTGAAAAATGACAATTTTAAGACAgctttattattaatggttgctttatttttaaaggGAGTAAATTTTGCATTGGATTTAAAAGcatataatgataaatttcattttataaaatttaaataa
- a CDS encoding exported protein (hyp2) produces the protein MTNLSYGNTFNFIRNKYDEVIQHGCINLDNMHKNNKKGNKKKYINIFPIMKVLVICLLLSLVNKSNDNAYNKDIFQKDKGNCGGLRYKRLLAEPIFGFDVMYDLFKDNFLEQIGYNDAQKNELKVSMKSFFQSSNSQEYTYARREDNIHSISKANVTNVKSVKFEEPQDEKNLITIEEINADNNDSKEKKNEVTNINVDEKKDLERVISNEKKNEVTNINVDERKDLERVISNEKKKTTTSNNERKKKKTKRSRKNKDSKTSYDNIEVNSTSEEDNIEVNNTLKEDNIDVPELIDEKRELIKKESIYKNKLKEDNIDVPELIDENRELIKKESIYKNKLKENNIDIPELIDENRELIKKESIYKNKLKEDNIDVQELIDENRELIKKESIYKNKLKEEPVEKRIKRKNYIFLILEKAKEIPPGVIVGLFSIFYVALGENRSSLILLIVIFILTVHTYLEVKRICRFLNID, from the exons atgactAATTTAAGTTATGGAAatacatttaattttatacgtaataaatatgatgaagTTATACAACACGGTTGTATTAATTTAGATAATATgcataaaaataataaaaagggaaataagaaaaaatatattaatatttttccaATTATGAAAGTTTTAGTAATTTGTCTCTTATTGTCATTAGTGAATAAATCAAATGAt aaTGCATATAATAAGGATATATTTCAAAAGGATAAAGGGAATTGTGGTGGTCTAAGATACAAAAGATTATTAGCAGAACCAATTTTCGGATTTGATGTCATGTATGATTTGTTTAAAGATAATTTTTTAGAACAAATTGGTTATAATGATGcacaaaaaaatgaattaaaagTTTCTATGAAATCGTTTTTTCAAAGTTCAAATAGTCAAGAATATACCTATGCTAGACGAGAAGATAATATTCATAGTATTAGTAAAGCAAATGTGACAAACGTGAAAAGTGTGAAATTTGAAGAACCACAAGATGagaaaaatttaattacAATTGAAGAAATAAATGCAGACAATAATGattcaaaagaaaaaaaaaatgaagtaACTAATATAAACGTGgatgaaaaaaaggatTTGGAAAGAGTAATTTCcaatgaaaaaaaaaatgaagtaACTAATATAAACGTGGATGAAAGAAAGGATTTGGAAAGAGTAATTTCcaatgaaaagaaaaaaacaacaactagtaataatgaaaggaaaaagaaaaaaactAAAAGATCTCGTAAGAATAAAGACAGTAAAACATCTTATGATAATATAGAAGTAAATAGTACATCAGAAGAAGATAATATAGAAGTGAATAATACATTAAAAGAAGATAATATAGATGTTCCAGAACTAATTGATGAAAAAAGAGAgttaattaaaaaagaatctatatataaaaataaattaaaagaagatAATATAGATGTTCCAGAACTAATTGATGAAAACAGAGAgttaattaaaaaagaatctatatataaaaataaattaaaagaaaataatatagatattCCAGAACTAATTGATGAAAACAGAGAgttaattaaaaaagaatctatatataaaaataaattaaaagaagatAATATAGATGTTCAAGAACTAATTGATGAAAACAGAGAgttaattaaaaaagaatctatatataaaaataaattaaaagaagaacctgttgaaaaaagaataaaaaggaaaaattatatttttcttatacTTGAAAAGGCAAAAGAAATTCCCCCAGGTGTTATTGTAGgattattttctattttttaCGTTGCACTAGGAGAAAATAGATCatctttaattttattaattgtaatatttattttaacaGTACATACATATTTGGAAGTAAAAAGAATATGTCGATTCTTAAATATAgattaa